TTTGACCTGATGCCACACGAGCGCGGTTAGTTAACCGCCTGCATCAGCGCCTGTGGCGTTTTCCAGCTGTAGATCCACTCCGGCAGATCGCTCCCCCCCGGTGCATGCCACATTTTTTCAGCCAGACGTTCACCACCAATATGGTCATAGAAATCAATCGCGGGTTGATTTTGCTCCGCCACTTCCAGATATACCCCCTGCTCCGGGAAATATTTCTCCAGCCATTGTGCCATCTCTTTAATCAGCACTGAGCCCAAGCCGCGACCTTTGTAATCCGGGTCAACATGCAAAGATTCGATATTGGTGCCTTTTTCAAAGTCGTGATTACCAAATGCACAGATAAATCCGCACAGTAATCCAGCCTCTTCAATCAACAAAATATGCTGATTAAAAGGCGGGTTCGTCAATCGAGCCTGCCAGATAAGGCGGCGATCATCCAACACTTCATTATCCAGGTATTCTTGTTCCAGAATACCTGCATAGTTAATTTGCCAACTACGAGCATGCAAAACTGCAATGCGTTCAAAATCGCTATATTCTGCTACTTTGATTTCCATTTACTAGTCCTTATTACTTCCTGTAATGGGTTTTCACCCCCTTCATACTATGCATTTAGCGCAGAAAAGCAAAACATTCTGGTCACATTTCATTTAATGCTATTTGACATAACAGAGTTCGCTGATATTCTAGCGCACACTTGTAAGCTTAAGGGTCTGTAAATGACTAATAAACCGCCTCTGATTTGGCTAAATATAACAATATTTTCAGTGAGCTTTATTCTGGCGACGGTCGTTGCGCCCTGGTATGGCTGGCAATTTGGTTACGGCGCGGAACACTGGATCTGGCTGGTGGTCTGTTTTTCGTTCTGCAACCTGTCGATCACCACTGGCTATCATCGCCTGTGGTCTCACAAAGCATTTGAGGCTCACTGGCTGGTGCGCCTGATTTGCGCGCTGGGCGGTGCATTCGCGTTGCAAAACAGTGCTCTGCACTGGGCGTCCGATCACCGGGTACACCACAAGTTTGTCGATCAGAACGATAAAGACCCCTATTCCGCTAAACGCGGATTCTGGTTTTCACATATCGGGTGGATGCTGCGCAGCTACAATGCCGCAACCTATGACGATTACAGCAACTGCCGTGATCTGCAGAAAGATGGTATTGCGATGTGGCAACACAAATACTACGTTGCGCTCGCCATTCTCATGAACCTTGGTGTGCCGATTCTGCTTGGCCTTATCTATAACGATGTGTGGGGCATGTTGCTGATGATTGGCGCGGTGCGTTTAGTGCTCAACCATCACACCACCTTTTTTATTAATTCACTGGCGCATATCTGGGGTAAACAGCCTTTTACTGACCGTAATACAGCGCGCGATAATGGTATTCTTGCCTTCTTTACCTTTGGTGAGGGCTATCATAACTATCACCATATTTTTGAAAATGACTACCGTAACGGTATTTACTGGTGGCAATACGACCCGACCAAGTGGATTATCCGCTTGTGTGCCTGGCTGGGTCTGGCCACTAAACTGCGCACCGCACCTGCGATCAAAATTGAGAAAGCACGTGCCCAAATGAGCCTGAAGTACGCAACCAGTAAAGTGACTCAGCTACCCAATCAGCATGCGATTGTGGAGACGATTCAGCGTGAGTTCGACGCTTTTATAACCGAGTTACATAACTACTACGATGTCAAAAAGCAGCTACTGGAAAGCAAAAAGAATTCAGCAGCGCAGCGCTACGAGCTCTCTGTACTTAAAGCTCGCTATCAGCAAGTCAAAGCAGAGTTGCTGGAAAAACGTAACCGCTGGCATCAGGTGGTTGCTCAATACGCATAACCATCTGTATTTACATAGTTAAGACAAAGGGCGCAGCAATGCGCCCTTTGTTGTTCAATCAACCGATTATTTGGTGAGTAACAGACCTCAGTTGACAGATGCTTTACCCGGCTCGGCGTAAGCTGACACAAGCGTCAAACGATGTACTTAACACCAGACTAAGATGGGATTAAAACGTACGCCTATCGTCAATATTGTTGCAAACTTCTCACTCGACAAACCCACATCGAAACAGTAAAGCTTAACCACCTTGAGCTCTTTGGCCTGTGGTCATATACTTGCGCCTCGCCTGTTACTGAGAGAAATCATGACCACCCAATCCACCGTCATTATTGGCCTGAACAATCCGAAAAGTCCGACCAACGTAGGCGCCGTGATGCGTGCAGCCGGCTGTTACCAGGCTTCCCAGGTACGCTTTAACGGCACCCGTTACAGCCGCGCAGCCAAATTTCAGACCGATACTCACAATGCACGCCAGCATATTGAACTGACAGAGATGCAAGATCTCACCGCCAACCTGGCTGATGATGTCAAAATTGTCTGTGTTGAACTGGCTTTGGGCGCAACGGCGTTACCGAACTTTATCCATCCGGAAAAAGCCATGTATCTGTTTGGCCCGGAAGATGGTTCGCTGCCACAGGAACTGGTTGATAAAGCCGACCATGTTGTCTATGTTCCAACCGTTGGTTGTATGAACCTGGCGGCAACGGTCAACGTGCTGCTTTATGACCGTCTGGCTAAGTCAAGCCTGGTGATTGATCACGAGCAGCAGGTACTGGCCAACCGTGATAACAAAAATCGTCTCGAAGTCAAACAGACATCACCCGCGGATTAACGATTACTATTCAGTCACGATTTCTGTGCAGCCACGATTTCTATGCAGTCACGAACACTACTGGATATTATCGATACATCCCTCAATTAGCATCCTACCTAAACAAATCACAGGGCGTCATTCGCCAGTCACCCTGTGGTGATCTGCAACTTCCGTCCGGGTATCAGCCAATATCGCCAAAGCGCTCCAGATAAAGCACTGTCGCCGCAGTGCGGGATGGCACGTGCAGTTTTTTGAGCAGGCTCTTCATGTGCACTTTTACCGTCGATTCTGAAATAAACAGACGATCGGCAATCTGCTTATTGCGGTAACCTTTCGCGACTTCACCCAGGATCTGCGCTTCACGTTCAGTCAGCGAATCAAACACATCTTGCTGATCTTTGCGCTCCAGCAAGTATCTGGCGACGACGTCACTATAAGCCTTGTTACCCCCAATCGCCTCTTTGAGCAAGGCGATCAACTCATCTGGTTCCGTATCTTTCAGCAGATAACCATCGGCACCGGCGCGCACTATGGCTTCGATATCCGCAGCGCTGTCGGATACAGTGAGTATCACAATCGTGGCGCCGGAGCCATCAGCGCGCAGCGCTTTGAGAGTATCCAAACCGGATAATCCCTTCATATTCAGATCGAGCAGAATCATGTCCGGATCAAACTCATGAGCCAGAGCAATCGCTTCGTTACCATTGCAGGCTTCCGTCACGACTTCGAACTCATCTTCCAGGCTCAATAACTGATTGATCCCGCGCCGCATCAAAGGATGATCATCCACCAGCATTATTCTACATTTCGTCATCATGTGTATCCCTTGATCTCATATATGTCAGTGTTACTTTGCATCCGCGTTCAGGCGAAGCTTCCACGCGCAATTCGCCATTCAGACGACCAGCTCTTTCCTGCATAATACTCATCCCGTAATGGTTGAGTTTAGCTTCTTGCTGATCAAACCCTACGCCGTCATCTTCGATGGTAACCACCACTTCATTGTCCTGTTCGTTACAATCGATGTTAATTTGCGTTGCGTCCGCATGTTTTATCGCATTCATGGTCGCTTCACGGATGAGTTGCATCAAGTGAACCTGCTGATGTGCCTCCAGCCCCATGGATGACAAATTGTTATTAAGCGTTATCCGCGCCGGTGTCTGATCCGCCAGTTGGTCCAGCATATCCACCAGCGCCTGACCAAAGTTTGCTTCCCTAATCGTTAGGCGGAACGTGGTCAGCAATTCACGCAGCTGGGTATATGCGCCGGACAATCCCTGGTCGATATCGCCGATGATATCGTTAGTTTGTGAGCTGTACGGGTTCTGCTCCAGTTTAGCCATCACCCGTTTCAGCAGCGAGACCTGAATTTTCAGATAAGACAAAGACTGCGCCAAAGAATCATGCAGCTCTCGCGCGATCGTCGCCCGCTCTTCCATCAGCAGCAGCTGCTCGGCCTGTTTCTGAGCCCGGTTGTAATACACTGCCCGGGCCAGCATCAGCGCGAAGTTTTCGATCAGTGCCTGGTCCGGGCAAGGTAATCCTGCTTCCCAGTACAGATGACCCAGCGACTGACCCGCCAAAATCAACTCGCGACTATTGGCATTTTCACCACAAATTTGTCCTTCCTGCAGCATCAGAGGCTTGCTAGCCTCCTGCTCAATCTCGATCTTAACGCCATTTACCCCCTGGATGCTGACCATATGACGCAGAATCGCCTGGTAGTTGTCCTGGGTAATCCGCGCTGCCGTCAACTGCTGGGCCGAGTTATACAGGACCTCCAACGACTGATTGGCTCGTTGCAGCTTATGGGTTTTCTCATTCACGGCCTGTTCCAGACCACGATACAGCTTACCCAACTCCCCCGCCATCACATTGAATGTAGCGGAAAGAATACCCAGCTCGTTAGGGCTGTTGGTATCGAGCTGTACCTCAAAGGCGCGATTCTGCACTTGTTCACTGGCGATAACCAGAGCACGTAACGGGCGCACGACTTCTTTGCGGATGTAACGCACAACAAACAGTGAGATCAACAATACGCCGCCCAAGCCCAGCCCGCCAACCCAAGCCAGATTAATCAGCTTCTGTTCAGAAAATCGTTGTAATTTAAGGACAAATCCGTCGATACGGCGGACAAAGTCTTCGACCTGGTGGAGATATTCTTGCTTATTATCTCCGGTTAGCTGCGCTTTAAGTATCTGCCAGCGCATGATCAATGCTTCGTAATCCTGGGCGATATTCTCCGGAACATTCCAGTTACGTACCGCCTGCATTGACGGTGCATTCAGTGACTGCTCGAACGCAGCGATATGTTGCATGTAACTGGCTGACTCGCTCTGAATATCGTAAGCAAGGCGATAACTCTGCATCCGCATTGAGCCTGAAACATTTACCGCTTCCGCGTCATTAAGCGATGAAGCCAGGGTGATAATTGCAAACCCGGTGATCAGAACTGAAAGCAGTACGATCAGCAACATCGATTTCGCAATCGTACTAGTGACCGATTTCTCAACTTGTATCGCCAAAAATATCTCCCTGACGTGCTGTTTTTTACTCTGCCGTTGCACGGCT
This Vibrio ostreae DNA region includes the following protein-coding sequences:
- a CDS encoding response regulator: MTKCRIMLVDDHPLMRRGINQLLSLEDEFEVVTEACNGNEAIALAHEFDPDMILLDLNMKGLSGLDTLKALRADGSGATIVILTVSDSAADIEAIVRAGADGYLLKDTEPDELIALLKEAIGGNKAYSDVVARYLLERKDQQDVFDSLTEREAQILGEVAKGYRNKQIADRLFISESTVKVHMKSLLKKLHVPSRTAATVLYLERFGDIG
- a CDS encoding GNAT family N-acetyltransferase; this translates as MEIKVAEYSDFERIAVLHARSWQINYAGILEQEYLDNEVLDDRRLIWQARLTNPPFNQHILLIEEAGLLCGFICAFGNHDFEKGTNIESLHVDPDYKGRGLGSVLIKEMAQWLEKYFPEQGVYLEVAEQNQPAIDFYDHIGGERLAEKMWHAPGGSDLPEWIYSWKTPQALMQAVN
- a CDS encoding RNA methyltransferase; protein product: MTTQSTVIIGLNNPKSPTNVGAVMRAAGCYQASQVRFNGTRYSRAAKFQTDTHNARQHIELTEMQDLTANLADDVKIVCVELALGATALPNFIHPEKAMYLFGPEDGSLPQELVDKADHVVYVPTVGCMNLAATVNVLLYDRLAKSSLVIDHEQQVLANRDNKNRLEVKQTSPAD
- a CDS encoding acyl-CoA desaturase, which gives rise to MTNKPPLIWLNITIFSVSFILATVVAPWYGWQFGYGAEHWIWLVVCFSFCNLSITTGYHRLWSHKAFEAHWLVRLICALGGAFALQNSALHWASDHRVHHKFVDQNDKDPYSAKRGFWFSHIGWMLRSYNAATYDDYSNCRDLQKDGIAMWQHKYYVALAILMNLGVPILLGLIYNDVWGMLLMIGAVRLVLNHHTTFFINSLAHIWGKQPFTDRNTARDNGILAFFTFGEGYHNYHHIFENDYRNGIYWWQYDPTKWIIRLCAWLGLATKLRTAPAIKIEKARAQMSLKYATSKVTQLPNQHAIVETIQREFDAFITELHNYYDVKKQLLESKKNSAAQRYELSVLKARYQQVKAELLEKRNRWHQVVAQYA
- the narQ gene encoding nitrate/nitrite two-component system sensor histidine kinase NarQ, which encodes MAIQVEKSVTSTIAKSMLLIVLLSVLITGFAIITLASSLNDAEAVNVSGSMRMQSYRLAYDIQSESASYMQHIAAFEQSLNAPSMQAVRNWNVPENIAQDYEALIMRWQILKAQLTGDNKQEYLHQVEDFVRRIDGFVLKLQRFSEQKLINLAWVGGLGLGGVLLISLFVVRYIRKEVVRPLRALVIASEQVQNRAFEVQLDTNSPNELGILSATFNVMAGELGKLYRGLEQAVNEKTHKLQRANQSLEVLYNSAQQLTAARITQDNYQAILRHMVSIQGVNGVKIEIEQEASKPLMLQEGQICGENANSRELILAGQSLGHLYWEAGLPCPDQALIENFALMLARAVYYNRAQKQAEQLLLMEERATIARELHDSLAQSLSYLKIQVSLLKRVMAKLEQNPYSSQTNDIIGDIDQGLSGAYTQLRELLTTFRLTIREANFGQALVDMLDQLADQTPARITLNNNLSSMGLEAHQQVHLMQLIREATMNAIKHADATQINIDCNEQDNEVVVTIEDDGVGFDQQEAKLNHYGMSIMQERAGRLNGELRVEASPERGCKVTLTYMRSRDTHDDEM